The Anolis sagrei isolate rAnoSag1 chromosome Y, rAnoSag1.mat, whole genome shotgun sequence genome contains a region encoding:
- the LOC132780072 gene encoding cytochrome P450 2G1-like has translation MEWGGAVILFLVFFFSCHLLIFSKRKRLHKGKPPPGPTPLPLIGNFLQMKSSEILKSLLKLHEKYGPVFTVYFGSRPVLVLCGHQAVKEALIDKAEEFSGRVCMPSMVPTFQGYGVGFANGERWKELRRFSLAVLRSFGMGKKSIEQRIQEEAQFLLEEFRKTNEKPFEPTTLLSHAFTNIICSIVFGNRFDYEDKEFHALLVMLNEFFLEMSSSWAQFYDIYANYLKYIPGLYSKFYDSKDLKLFVAKRIKKNQETLDPNFPRDFIDCFLIQMEKEKDNPGSEYNIKNLQLSILNLVLGGSETGSCTLKYGFLFLMKYPEVQVNVHEEIDQVIGHDRVPNTEDRRQMPYTDAVIHEVQRCSDVLPMSVAHMVTCDTEFRGYLIPKGMTVYPILSTVLHDPTMFKSPNAFNPENFLDENGSFKKNDAFVPFSAGKRNCLGEGLARMELFLFFTTILQSFQLKSLVPSADIDLTPQESGFANIPPFCQVSIVPR, from the exons ATGGAATGGGGTGGTGCAGTCATccttttccttgttttctttttttcttgccaTTTGCTCATATTTTCAAAGAGGAAACGATTGCACAAGGGGAAACCCCCTCCAGGACCCACTCCCCTGCCCCTGATTGGGAATTTCCTGCAGATGAAGTCATCTGAAATCTTAAAATCTCTTCTCAAG CTACATGAAAAATATGGCCCTGTTTTCACCGTCTATTTTGGATCACGCCCGGTTCTGGTCTTATGTGGACACCAAGCTGTGAAGGAGGCCCTgatagacaaggcagaagagttcAGTGGAAGAGTTTGCATGCCTTCAATGGTGCCTACTTTCCAAGGATATG GAGTGGGCTTTGCCAATGGAGAACGCTGGAAGGAACTGCGACGATTCTCCCTTGCCGTCTTGAGAAGTTTTGGAATGGGGAAAAAGTCTATTGAACAGCGAATTCAAGAGGAAGCTCAATTCCTGCTGGAGGAATTTCGGAAGACAAACG AAAAGCCGTTTGAGCCTACCACCCTCCTCAGCCATGCGTTCACCAACATCATTTGCTCCATTGTTTTTGGGAACCGATTTGACTATGAAGACAAGGAATTTCATGCCCTCTTGGTGATGCTAAATGAATTCTTCTTGGAAATGAGCTCCTCCTGGGCCCAG TTCTATGACATCTATGCCAACTACCTCAAGTACATTCCGGGACTCTACAGTAAGTTCTATGATTCCAAGGATTTGAAGCTCTTCGTTGCCAAGAGAATCAAGAAAAATCAAGAGACTCTTGACCCTAACTTCCCACGTGACTTTATTGATtgcttcctcatccagatggaaaaG GAAAAAGACAATCCAGGCAGTGAATATAATATCAAGAACTTGCAGCTCAGCATTCTTAATCTGGTTCTTGGTGGATCAGAGACAGGCAGTTGCACTCTGAAATATGGCTTCTTGTTTCTGATGAAATATCCTGAAGTGCAag TAAACGTGCATGAAGAAATTGATCAAGTGATTGGCCATGATCGTGTCCCAAATACTGAAGACCGGAGGCAGATGCCTTATACAGATGCTGTTATCCATGAAGTGCAGAGATGCAGTGATGTCCTTCCTATGAGTGTGGCCCATATGGTTACTTGTGACACTGAATTCCGAGGATACCTAATCCCTAAG GGGATGACGGTCTACCCAATACTCAGCACTGTCTTGCATGACCCCACAATGTTTAAAAGCCCCAATGCTTTCAACCCAGAGAACTTCTTGGATGAGAATGGGAGCTTCAAGAAGAATGATGCCTTTGTGCCTTTCTCCGCAG GGAAACGGAACTGCTTGGGCGAAGGCTTGGCCCGCATggagcttttcctcttcttcaccaccatCCTGCAGAGTTTTCAATTGAAGTCCCTTGTGCCTTCCGCAGATATTGATCTCACTCCTCAGGAAAGTGGCTTTGCCAACATCCCACCCTTTTGCCAGGTCTCTATCGTCCCACGCTGA